A region of Nostoc sp. HK-01 DNA encodes the following proteins:
- a CDS encoding DNA-damage-inducible protein — MEKLEQQNTVIEEQGKAIADLQAQIQNLLPPSADFMPPGWNADVWRKLPSQDKRHFGFLYRRRNFRPSQENQPLALPAATVEQMKERQRAEVEHLMGEVSAEEQQRLDAAKQAALQLLLQRNEQNDDSDF, encoded by the coding sequence TTGGAGAAACTCGAACAGCAAAACACAGTAATCGAAGAACAAGGCAAGGCGATCGCTGACCTCCAAGCCCAAATCCAAAACCTGCTGCCCCCATCAGCCGATTTCATGCCCCCCGGTTGGAATGCTGATGTTTGGCGGAAGCTTCCTTCGCAGGACAAAAGACATTTCGGCTTTTTGTACCGCCGTCGTAACTTCCGACCGTCCCAGGAGAATCAACCGTTAGCCCTACCTGCGGCCACTGTTGAGCAGATGAAGGAACGGCAACGGGCAGAAGTTGAGCATTTGATGGGTGAAGTTTCAGCCGAAGAACAGCAGCGACTAGATGCAGCCAAACAAGCAGCATTACAGCTTTTATTGCAACGAAATGAACAAAATGACGATTCAGATTTTTAA
- a CDS encoding DNA-damage-inducible protein encodes MDAIINSESYPSPFDEIKQVDSDGSEFWLATELLTLLGYQTWKRIRDTVERAKISAKNSGIDPSYHLVDVVQMAQIGTSQAFREVLKDYKLSRHACYLVAMNGDPRKSAIAAAQNYFAVKTREAELAP; translated from the coding sequence ATGGACGCGATTATCAACAGTGAAAGTTATCCTAGCCCCTTTGACGAAATTAAACAGGTTGATAGCGATGGTAGTGAATTTTGGTTAGCTACCGAATTGTTAACCTTGCTGGGTTATCAAACTTGGAAAAGAATTAGGGACACGGTTGAAAGAGCGAAAATCAGTGCTAAAAATTCAGGGATAGATCCATCCTACCATCTGGTCGATGTCGTCCAAATGGCGCAAATTGGTACATCCCAGGCATTTCGAGAAGTGCTGAAAGATTACAAGCTATCACGACACGCCTGTTATTTGGTGGCCATGAATGGCGACCCTCGCAAAAGTGCGATCGCAGCAGCACAGAATTACTTTGCAGTTAAAACCCGTGAGGCAGAGTTAGCCCCATAA
- a CDS encoding acetyltransferase, GNAT family protein, whose product MLIRSATPDDVPAVLPMVAKICALHESWDNAKYGFVPHIERRYEKWLTRMAQNERSVFLVAEDDRQLVAFLISAIEQEIPIYRLQEYAFIYDLWVEPESRQKGIARQMVMLCVERFEQMGIKQIRLDTAVENENARKLFASCGFRFSNIEMLREVKS is encoded by the coding sequence ATGCTAATTCGTTCTGCTACACCAGATGATGTACCCGCAGTTCTACCAATGGTGGCCAAGATCTGTGCTTTACATGAGTCTTGGGATAACGCCAAATATGGTTTTGTACCACATATAGAACGACGTTATGAAAAATGGTTAACGCGAATGGCGCAAAACGAGCGCAGCGTATTTTTAGTAGCAGAAGATGATCGGCAGCTAGTAGCATTTCTCATCTCAGCGATAGAGCAAGAAATCCCCATTTACCGCTTACAGGAATATGCGTTTATTTACGATCTATGGGTAGAGCCAGAATCCCGTCAAAAAGGTATTGCTCGACAGATGGTAATGCTGTGTGTAGAGCGTTTTGAGCAAATGGGAATCAAGCAGATTCGATTAGATACAGCAGTCGAGAATGAAAACGCCCGAAAGTTGTTTGCATCCTGTGGTTTTCGGTTCAGTAATATCGAAATGCTCAGAGAAGTTAAATCTTAG
- a CDS encoding putative AMP-binding enzyme: MQQRRGDLAVMHPDGYIEVRDRMKDIIITNGENVSSIEVEQCLYRHEAVLECAVIAVPHAKRGEVPKAFVTLKENAQVTEQELIQFCRHQIAAFKCPTTIEFTTLPKTSTGKIQKYLLREKEWIGFEKRIYGG, from the coding sequence ATGCAACAACGCCGTGGTGATTTAGCAGTTATGCACCCTGACGGTTATATTGAGGTGCGCGATCGCATGAAAGATATCATTATTACTAATGGCGAAAATGTCTCCAGTATAGAAGTTGAACAATGTCTTTACCGTCATGAGGCTGTGTTAGAGTGTGCCGTGATTGCTGTGCCTCATGCCAAACGTGGAGAAGTACCAAAAGCCTTTGTTACTCTCAAAGAAAACGCGCAAGTTACAGAACAAGAATTAATTCAATTTTGTCGCCATCAAATTGCTGCATTTAAATGCCCAACAACAATTGAGTTTACTACTCTGCCAAAAACTAGCACTGGAAAAATTCAAAAGTATTTGTTACGGGAGAAAGAGTGGATAGGTTTTGAGAAACGGATTTACGGTGGTTAG
- a CDS encoding transposase, whose translation MKTKAQYKVRNWNAYDAALKQRGSITFWVNEEVIEQWCNQQKTGRKGASNYYSDVAIATMGTIQSVFNLPGRQAEGFLESLFMLMGIELQVPDHSTLCRRLSKLSVKLPVVPKDKAVHVVVDSTGVKVYGEGEWKVRTHGVGKRRTWRKLHLGVDENSGEILGAVVTTNDLADCEVLTDILEQISQPIEQVSGDGGYDTKGCYDTISQQGAKATIPPRSNAKMQQTHPHSQPHPRDENLRRVNQVGRKQWKQESGYHRRSLSETAIFRLKTIFGGKLRRRFFDNQAVELFLQCAALNRMIQLGKPDSYKVED comes from the coding sequence ATGAAGACGAAAGCCCAGTATAAAGTTCGGAATTGGAACGCTTATGATGCGGCACTCAAGCAACGAGGCAGTATAACCTTCTGGGTGAATGAAGAAGTAATCGAGCAGTGGTGCAACCAGCAGAAAACTGGGAGAAAGGGAGCATCAAATTACTACTCTGATGTGGCGATTGCCACAATGGGGACTATTCAATCGGTGTTTAACTTGCCTGGACGGCAAGCGGAGGGTTTCTTAGAATCACTGTTTATGTTGATGGGAATTGAGTTACAAGTCCCGGATCACTCTACCTTATGCCGACGTTTAAGCAAGTTGTCGGTGAAACTGCCAGTAGTGCCAAAAGACAAGGCGGTTCATGTTGTAGTGGATTCAACTGGGGTAAAAGTTTATGGTGAAGGCGAGTGGAAAGTCCGCACACATGGGGTTGGTAAACGACGGACATGGCGCAAGTTGCACCTAGGAGTTGATGAGAACAGTGGTGAAATTCTGGGTGCGGTGGTAACTACTAATGATCTGGCTGATTGTGAAGTGCTAACAGACATATTAGAGCAGATTTCACAGCCGATAGAGCAAGTCTCTGGGGATGGTGGCTATGACACAAAAGGTTGTTACGACACCATTTCACAACAAGGGGCGAAAGCCACTATTCCACCACGTAGCAACGCCAAAATGCAGCAAACACATCCTCATTCCCAGCCCCATCCCAGAGATGAAAATCTGCGAAGGGTGAACCAAGTTGGACGTAAACAATGGAAACAAGAAAGCGGATATCATCGCCGTTCTTTATCTGAAACTGCTATCTTTCGGCTCAAAACCATCTTTGGTGGCAAGTTGAGACGACGCTTTTTTGACAACCAGGCTGTGGAGTTGTTTTTGCAATGTGCTGCCTTGAATCGCATGATCCAGCTAGGTAAACCTGATTCTTATAAAGTCGAAGATTAA